The genomic DNA AGTACGCACGGCCCGCGTGGTGCGGAGAATTGTATCGGGCGATCGGGTCTCTCTCACGCCGTGGAAACGCCACTGGGATGCACTGGCGCGTGGGTGTGCTCTGCGCCGTAGCGCtgtgcctcgtcgcggttCTGCGGGTAGCCGCGAGCGACCTGGATGCGAGTGGCATGTACGAGCAGCTGTCCGTGTACGGCTATAGTGGCTCGCTGGTATCGGACGACAAGAGTGCCCTGGGTACGTGCCTCGGCTGACGCAGAAGAAGAGCCGAATCCGCGGACGCAGTGGCCTGGAAACAAGATCGTGGTGCTGGTAGGTTATTTTTTCTTATGCAGAGCGCGGACACGTCGTACCTTACGCGCCCTGCTGCGTTCGGGCCGGACAAgaccgacgacgacggcctGTGGGGCCGCCTTTTGCCCATCCGCCTCTTTTACGGGACGCCTGACGCGGACGGCGTCACGCCGAACACGGGATGCCTGAGCGACAAGGCGCGTGGCGAGTCTTTGGGCCTGCGGGGACAGGTCCAGCACCTGCTGGGCGACCGCAAGCGGCGCCCGCCCAAGAACTGGAttgcgctggtcgagcgcggggGCGACTGCACCTTTACGGAAaaggtgcgcctcgcgcaagGCCTCGGCGCAATTGCCGTGATTGTCGGCGACGCCAAGTACGACGAAGACTCGGCGATCCAGCGGCTCGTGAACCTGCGCGACATTCCGTGGGACAGCGATGACCTCGATCAGGGCGAGACGCGTCCGATTACCATGTTCCCTGACGGGGACGCAGACGATATCGTCATCCCCTCCTGCTTTGTGATCCGCAGCAGCTACTTGGAGCTCCTGGAGCTCGTTCACGAGTCGCTCACGCAGCCATCaggcctgctgcgccgcaacgAAGAAGGCCTCGAAGTCGGCCTCTTTCTGGACCGGTCGCTGCCGGACCTGTCCGCGCTGGACCTCGGCATGCTCCTCCTCTTTTTGCCGTCGATCTTTACTGTGGTCTTTATTGTGGTGCAGCACGTGAAAGGGATCGTGAAGCGCTTCCGTGAACGTGCCTCGCTccgggccgtgcgcaaTCTGCCGTGCTACGCGTGGCATGCCGACCGGCCGTGGGAACGTGTCGAGATCGCCGATGAGCCGCCGACAAAAGGCGCCGGAATCCAGGTGTACATCTCCTACTACCTGTCTCGCGCGATGCACTGGGCCATGGCGCGCTTGCCCGGCCAGCGCTTTGCGTACGCGCCTGTGCCGGAGCAGCCGTcggccgtggcgctcgaAGAGCAGCCCGAAggcagcgccgagcacgccccTCTCCCCGTGAATACCGCCCCCGCTCCGCCTGGC from Malassezia japonica chromosome 1, complete sequence includes the following:
- a CDS encoding RING-type E3 ubiquitin transferase (EggNog:ENOG503Q3JB; COG:O; TransMembrane:1 (o249-270i)); protein product: MYEQLSVYGYSGSLVSDDKSALEEEPNPRTQWPGNKIVVLSADTSYLTRPAAFGPDKTDDDGLWGRLLPIRLFYGTPDADGVTPNTGCLSDKARGESLGLRGQVQHLLGDRKRRPPKNWIALVERGGDCTFTEKVRLAQGLGAIAVIVGDAKYDEDSAIQRLVNLRDIPWDSDDLDQGETRPITMFPDGDADDIVIPSCFVIRSSYLELLELVHESLTQPSGLLRRNEEGLEVGLFLDRSLPDLSALDLGMLLLFLPSIFTVVFIVVQHVKGIVKRFRERASLRAVRNLPCYAWHADRPWERVEIADEPPTKGAGIQVYISYYLSRAMHWAMARLPGQRFAYAPVPEQPSAVALEEQPEGSAEHAPLPVNTAPAPPGVSAALDVRRYAQDVCPICLSEFLEGDRVRVLPCGHVFHQDEIDDWLTGTRRLCPTCKRDILAL